One window of the Pseudomonas sihuiensis genome contains the following:
- the lptG gene encoding LPS export ABC transporter permease LptG, translating to MAKLDRYIGTQVFFAILAVLGIILGLALLFAFIDELSDLNKGDYGLGQVLWYVLLTAPRRAYEMLPMAALIGCLIGLGTLASNSELTIMRAAGVSIGRIVWAVMKPMLVLMLAGILIGEYVAPLTENQAQADRALAQGGGAAQSSKRGMWHRQGQEYVHINAVQPNGILLGVTRYRFDDERRLLSASFARRAEYRDSHWMLRNVQTTVLHEDRSEVINQPEERWDIELNPELLGTVVMEPEALSVTGLWQYIHYLGEQGLNNARYWLAFWTKVLQPLVTGALVLMAISFIFGPLRSVTLGQRVFTGVLVGFIFRIAQDLLGPSSLLFGFSPLLAVLVPAGICALAGVWLLRRAG from the coding sequence ATGGCTAAGTTGGATCGCTACATCGGCACACAGGTGTTCTTCGCCATTCTGGCAGTACTGGGGATCATTCTCGGGCTGGCATTGCTGTTCGCCTTCATCGACGAGCTCAGCGACCTCAACAAGGGCGACTATGGCCTGGGTCAGGTGCTCTGGTATGTGCTGCTGACGGCGCCGCGCCGCGCCTATGAAATGCTGCCGATGGCGGCGCTGATCGGTTGCCTGATCGGCCTCGGTACGCTGGCCAGCAACAGTGAGCTGACCATCATGCGCGCCGCCGGTGTCTCCATCGGGCGTATCGTCTGGGCGGTGATGAAACCCATGCTGGTGCTGATGCTGGCCGGTATTCTGATCGGCGAATACGTCGCGCCGCTGACCGAGAATCAGGCCCAGGCGGATCGCGCATTGGCCCAGGGCGGTGGCGCGGCGCAAAGCTCCAAGCGTGGCATGTGGCATCGCCAGGGCCAGGAGTACGTGCATATCAACGCCGTGCAGCCCAATGGCATCCTGTTGGGGGTGACGCGTTATCGCTTCGATGACGAGCGTCGCCTGCTCTCGGCCAGCTTTGCCCGTCGTGCCGAGTACCGGGACAGCCACTGGATGCTGCGCAATGTGCAGACCACCGTGCTGCATGAGGATCGCTCCGAGGTGATCAACCAGCCTGAAGAGCGCTGGGATATCGAGCTCAATCCGGAACTGCTCGGCACTGTCGTGATGGAGCCCGAGGCGCTGTCGGTCACCGGGCTGTGGCAGTACATCCATTATCTGGGCGAGCAGGGGTTGAATAACGCGCGCTACTGGCTGGCATTTTGGACCAAGGTGCTGCAGCCACTGGTAACCGGCGCGCTGGTATTGATGGCGATTTCCTTCATCTTCGGCCCGCTGCGCTCGGTGACCCTGGGGCAGCGTGTGTTCACGGGGGTGCTGGTGGGTTTCATCTTCCGTATTGCCCAGGACCTGCTCGGCCCATCGAGCCTGCTGTTCGGTTTCTCGCCGCTGCTGGCGGTGCTGGTGCCGGCCGGTATCTGTGCCCTGGCCGGGGTGTGGTTGCTGCGGCGTGCCGGTTGA
- a CDS encoding RDD family protein produces MPKHQLRPQGDFPTAGPIRRLAALFYDSLLCVALIMVVTLIYQQGILRLIHGGDRLMAMSEAGALDNDPLLASLVLLSLFAFFAKFWTHNGQTLGMQAWGLRIQNADGSAIDLWQALLRFVVAIGSWLFAGLGFLWLLWDKQGRTWHDIYSDSRVVQLPKNIHKK; encoded by the coding sequence ATGCCGAAACACCAGTTACGCCCGCAGGGTGACTTCCCCACTGCAGGGCCGATTCGTCGCCTGGCGGCCCTCTTCTACGATTCTCTGCTCTGCGTGGCATTGATCATGGTGGTCACCCTGATCTATCAGCAGGGCATTTTGCGCCTGATCCACGGCGGCGATAGGCTGATGGCCATGTCCGAAGCCGGCGCACTGGATAACGACCCGCTGCTTGCCAGCCTGGTGCTGCTGTCACTGTTCGCCTTCTTCGCCAAGTTCTGGACGCACAATGGCCAGACGCTGGGCATGCAGGCCTGGGGATTGCGCATTCAGAACGCCGACGGCAGCGCCATCGACCTGTGGCAGGCTCTGCTGCGCTTCGTGGTCGCCATTGGCTCCTGGCTGTTTGCCGGCCTGGGCTTTCTCTGGCTGCTGTGGGACAAGCAGGGCCGCACCTGGCACGACATCTACTCCGACAGCCGCGTGGTGCAACTGCCGAAGAACATTCACAAGAAGTAG
- a CDS encoding leucyl aminopeptidase, with protein sequence MEFLVKSTRPETLKTATLVVAIGEGRKLGIAAKAVDLASNGALSAMLKRGDIAGKPGQTLLLHSLPGLKAERVLLVGCGKGDLSDRQLRKLVASVHGVLKGLGGSDALLALDELKVKGRDTYGKTRLIIETLADGSYLFEQFKSQKTDPRALKKITLVVDKAELADAERGLQHARAIAAGVAFTKNLGNLPPNLCHPSYLAEEAKTLGKAYKNLKVEILDEKKLKELGAGAFLAVAQGSEQPPRMIVMHYQGGKKDDKPFALVGKGITFDTGGISIKPAAGMDEMKYDMCGAASVLGTLKAVLELQLPINLVCLLACAENMPSGRATRPGDIVTTMSGQTVEILNTDAEGRLVLCDTLTYAERFKPQAVIDIATLTGACIVALGSNVSGLMGNNDALIKQILKAGESADDRAWQLPLYDEYQEQLDSPFADIANIGGPKAGTITAGCFLSRFAKNFHWAHLDIAGTAWISGGKDKGGTGRPVPLLTQYLLDRAKA encoded by the coding sequence ATGGAATTCCTCGTCAAAAGCACCCGCCCGGAAACCCTGAAAACCGCGACCCTGGTCGTCGCCATCGGCGAAGGCCGCAAGCTCGGCATTGCGGCCAAGGCCGTCGACCTGGCCAGCAACGGTGCGCTGAGCGCCATGCTCAAGCGTGGCGACATCGCCGGCAAGCCGGGCCAGACCCTGCTGCTGCACAGCCTACCGGGACTCAAGGCCGAGCGTGTATTGCTGGTGGGCTGCGGCAAGGGTGATCTATCCGACCGTCAACTACGCAAGTTGGTTGCAAGCGTGCATGGCGTACTCAAGGGCCTGGGCGGCAGCGATGCCCTGCTCGCCCTCGACGAGCTCAAGGTCAAGGGCCGCGATACCTACGGCAAGACTCGTCTGATCATCGAAACCCTGGCCGACGGCAGCTACCTGTTCGAGCAGTTCAAGAGCCAGAAGACCGACCCACGTGCCCTGAAGAAGATCACCCTGGTCGTCGACAAGGCCGAGCTGGCCGATGCCGAACGCGGCCTGCAGCATGCCCGCGCCATCGCCGCGGGTGTCGCCTTCACCAAGAACCTGGGCAACCTGCCGCCCAACCTCTGCCACCCCAGCTACCTGGCCGAAGAAGCCAAGACCCTGGGCAAGGCCTACAAGAACCTCAAGGTGGAAATCCTCGACGAGAAGAAACTCAAGGAACTCGGCGCCGGCGCCTTCCTCGCCGTCGCTCAGGGCAGCGAGCAGCCGCCACGGATGATCGTCATGCACTACCAGGGCGGTAAGAAGGACGACAAACCCTTCGCCCTGGTCGGTAAAGGCATCACCTTCGATACCGGTGGCATCAGCATCAAACCGGCCGCCGGCATGGACGAGATGAAGTACGACATGTGCGGCGCCGCCAGCGTGCTCGGCACCCTCAAGGCCGTGCTCGAGCTGCAACTGCCGATCAACCTGGTGTGCCTGCTGGCCTGCGCCGAGAACATGCCCAGCGGCCGCGCCACCCGCCCCGGCGACATCGTCACCACCATGAGCGGGCAGACCGTGGAGATCCTCAACACCGACGCCGAAGGCCGTCTGGTGCTGTGCGACACCCTGACCTACGCCGAGCGCTTCAAACCGCAGGCGGTGATCGACATCGCCACCCTCACCGGTGCCTGCATCGTCGCCCTGGGCAGCAACGTCTCCGGCCTGATGGGCAACAACGACGCGCTGATCAAGCAAATCCTCAAGGCTGGCGAAAGCGCCGACGACCGCGCCTGGCAACTGCCGCTGTACGACGAGTACCAGGAGCAGTTGGACAGCCCCTTCGCCGACATCGCCAACATCGGCGGGCCGAAGGCCGGCACCATCACCGCCGGCTGCTTCCTGTCGCGCTTTGCCAAGAACTTCCATTGGGCGCACCTGGATATCGCCGGCACCGCCTGGATCAGCGGCGGCAAGGACAAAGGCGGCACTGGCCGCCCGGTGCCGCTGCTGACCCAGTACCTGCTGGATCGCGCCAAGGCCTGA
- a CDS encoding DNA polymerase III subunit chi, with protein sequence MPRIEFYVLSSNDAVGRLRAACQLALKAWSAGLPVFVRGSDEAQCGELDELLWTFKAERFVPHDLHHEAPLSPVVLGIDEVPSSEQGVLINLGSSLSPHVERFSRIIEIVNQQPELLNACRENFRTYRQRGYDPQRVEL encoded by the coding sequence ATGCCCAGAATCGAGTTCTACGTTCTCTCCTCCAACGACGCCGTGGGCCGCCTGCGCGCCGCCTGCCAACTGGCGCTCAAGGCCTGGAGTGCCGGCCTGCCGGTGTTCGTTCGCGGCAGCGACGAGGCGCAGTGTGGTGAACTCGACGAACTGCTGTGGACATTCAAAGCCGAACGCTTTGTACCCCATGACCTGCACCATGAAGCGCCACTGTCACCCGTGGTATTGGGCATCGACGAAGTGCCGAGTAGCGAGCAGGGCGTGCTGATCAACCTCGGCAGCAGCCTGTCGCCGCATGTCGAGCGCTTTTCCCGCATTATCGAGATCGTCAATCAGCAGCCTGAACTGCTCAACGCCTGTCGCGAGAATTTCCGTACCTATCGCCAGCGCGGGTATGATCCGCAACGCGTCGAACTTTAG
- the lptF gene encoding LPS export ABC transporter permease LptF, whose translation MIVFRYLSREVLVTLSAVSAVLLVIIMSGRFIKYLAQAAQGVLDPGVLFLIMGYRIPGFLQLILPLGLFLGFLLAYGRLYLDSEMTVLSATGVSQQRLTVYSMAPALVVALLVAWLSMGLAPQGVASVARILNEQDALTELDTLVPGRFQSLKDGSRVTYSQELSADRSELRGVFMSEKRFAADGRTERGITVLVAESGRQEIQADGSRYLILENGYRYDGEPGEADYRAIQYDTYGVLLPKPEVAVEASEREATPTRELFGSDDPRLQAELQWRLSLPLLVFIVTLLAVPLSKVNPRQGRFLKLLPAIFLYMAYLGLLIAARGALDKGRLPPALGLWWVHGIFFAVGMLLLYWERLSLWWATRRASVAEVAHG comes from the coding sequence TTGATCGTCTTCCGTTATCTGTCCCGCGAAGTGCTGGTGACCCTCAGTGCGGTGAGTGCCGTGCTGCTGGTGATCATCATGAGCGGTCGTTTCATCAAGTATCTGGCCCAGGCCGCGCAGGGCGTACTCGACCCGGGCGTACTGTTTCTGATCATGGGTTACCGGATTCCCGGCTTTCTGCAACTGATCCTGCCGCTGGGCCTGTTCCTCGGTTTCCTGCTGGCCTACGGGCGCCTCTACCTGGACAGCGAAATGACCGTGCTGTCGGCCACTGGCGTCAGCCAGCAGCGCCTTACTGTTTACAGCATGGCACCGGCGCTGGTCGTCGCCCTGTTGGTCGCCTGGCTGAGCATGGGCCTGGCGCCGCAAGGCGTGGCCAGCGTGGCGCGCATCCTCAATGAGCAGGATGCCCTGACCGAACTCGATACCCTGGTGCCGGGGCGCTTTCAGTCGCTCAAGGATGGCTCGCGGGTGACCTATTCGCAGGAGCTGTCAGCGGATCGTAGCGAGCTGCGCGGCGTGTTCATGTCGGAGAAGCGCTTCGCCGCCGATGGTCGTACCGAGCGCGGTATCACCGTGCTGGTCGCCGAAAGTGGTCGTCAGGAAATTCAGGCGGATGGCAGTCGTTATCTGATTCTGGAAAACGGCTATCGCTATGATGGTGAGCCGGGCGAGGCGGATTACCGTGCCATCCAGTACGACACCTATGGTGTGTTGCTGCCCAAGCCTGAAGTCGCCGTCGAAGCCAGTGAGCGCGAGGCCACACCGACTCGCGAGTTGTTCGGTAGCGACGATCCACGCCTGCAGGCTGAACTGCAATGGCGCCTGTCGCTGCCGCTGCTGGTCTTCATCGTCACCTTGCTGGCGGTGCCGCTGTCGAAAGTCAATCCGCGTCAGGGGCGCTTTCTCAAGCTGCTGCCGGCAATTTTCCTCTACATGGCCTACCTCGGCCTGCTGATCGCCGCCCGTGGTGCGCTGGACAAGGGCAGGCTGCCGCCGGCCCTGGGCTTGTGGTGGGTGCATGGCATCTTCTTCGCCGTCGGCATGCTGTTGTTGTACTGGGAGCGTCTGAGTCTGTGGTGGGCCACTCGTCGTGCGTCGGTGGCGGAGGTGGCTCATGGCTAA
- the queA gene encoding tRNA preQ1(34) S-adenosylmethionine ribosyltransferase-isomerase QueA has protein sequence MRVADFHFDLPESLIARHPLAERRASRLLQLDGPTGALRHGQFTDVLEQLRPGDLMVFNDTRVIPARLFGQKASGGKLEVLVERVLDQYRVLAHVRSSKSPKPGSQILIDGGAEAEMVARHDALFELRFAEPVLPLLERVGHMPLPPYIDRPDDEADRERYQTVYAQKAGAVAAPTAGLHFDDELLAAIRAKGVETAFVTLHVGAGTFQPVRVERIEDHHMHSEWLEVGQGVVDAVAACRARGGRVVAVGTTSVRSLETAARDGELKPFSGDTDIFIYPGRPFHVVDALVTNFHLPESTLLMLVSAFAGYPETMAAYREAVAQGYRFFSYGDAMFITRNPAARGPEV, from the coding sequence ATGCGTGTTGCCGATTTTCACTTCGACCTTCCCGAATCGCTGATTGCCCGTCATCCGTTGGCTGAGCGTCGTGCCAGTCGCCTGTTGCAGCTCGACGGGCCAACGGGTGCGCTGCGCCATGGCCAGTTCACCGATGTGCTGGAGCAACTGCGCCCCGGTGATCTGATGGTGTTCAACGACACGCGGGTGATCCCGGCGCGTCTGTTCGGCCAGAAGGCCTCGGGCGGCAAGCTGGAGGTGTTGGTCGAGCGTGTGCTCGATCAGTATCGGGTGCTTGCGCATGTGCGTTCGAGCAAGTCGCCCAAGCCGGGGTCGCAGATTCTTATCGACGGTGGCGCAGAGGCCGAGATGGTCGCGCGCCACGATGCGCTGTTCGAGCTGCGTTTTGCCGAGCCGGTGCTGCCGCTGCTGGAGCGTGTCGGCCATATGCCGCTGCCTCCTTATATAGACAGACCGGACGACGAAGCGGATCGTGAGCGTTATCAGACCGTCTATGCGCAGAAGGCGGGGGCCGTCGCTGCGCCGACTGCCGGTCTGCACTTCGATGACGAGCTGTTGGCGGCGATCCGTGCCAAGGGTGTGGAAACCGCATTCGTGACCTTGCACGTCGGTGCGGGCACCTTCCAGCCGGTGCGGGTCGAGCGTATCGAAGATCACCACATGCACAGCGAATGGCTGGAGGTTGGCCAGGGTGTGGTCGACGCCGTGGCGGCCTGCCGTGCGCGTGGCGGGCGCGTGGTTGCCGTGGGTACCACCAGCGTGCGCTCCCTGGAGACGGCCGCTCGCGATGGCGAGTTGAAACCCTTCAGCGGTGATACCGACATCTTTATCTACCCCGGTCGTCCCTTTCATGTGGTCGATGCCCTGGTAACCAATTTCCACCTGCCCGAGTCGACCCTGCTGATGCTGGTGTCGGCCTTCGCCGGTTATCCCGAAACCATGGCCGCCTACCGCGAAGCCGTGGCGCAGGGCTATCGCTTCTTCAGTTACGGTGATGCCATGTTCATCACCCGCAATCCCGCCGCGCGCGGGCCCGAGGTTTGA
- a CDS encoding substrate-binding periplasmic protein translates to MLALDERLPEQLQASRPLPPLRTQKLFREGALQIECCVSKHWRRDAGQGEVSLWTVPVLEAEEMLVFAPGRRFAYQRLQNLRGRSIATVRGYGYVGSEYFQRHDGADVQALIHLVAQGRSEVGILDRLEWRYLQHEHAMLQGARWQVEEGPTINRSQLRLRLHQQQANRLAAFNAAIRSLQADGTLARIVARYAPQAHVAGPVEIR, encoded by the coding sequence ATGCTCGCACTGGATGAGCGCTTGCCAGAACAGTTGCAAGCCAGTCGTCCCTTGCCGCCGCTGCGCACGCAGAAGCTGTTTCGCGAGGGGGCGCTGCAGATTGAGTGTTGCGTGAGCAAGCACTGGCGCCGTGATGCCGGGCAGGGTGAGGTGTCGTTGTGGACGGTGCCGGTGCTCGAGGCCGAGGAGATGCTGGTTTTCGCGCCAGGCAGGCGTTTTGCCTATCAACGGCTGCAGAATTTGCGTGGGCGTTCGATCGCGACCGTGCGTGGTTATGGCTACGTCGGCAGTGAGTATTTCCAGCGTCACGATGGTGCCGATGTGCAGGCGCTGATTCACCTGGTCGCGCAGGGGCGTAGCGAGGTCGGCATTCTGGATCGTCTGGAATGGCGCTACCTGCAGCATGAGCATGCGATGTTGCAGGGGGCTCGTTGGCAGGTAGAGGAGGGGCCGACGATCAATCGCTCTCAGTTGCGTCTGCGCCTGCATCAGCAGCAGGCGAACAGGTTGGCGGCCTTTAATGCTGCGATCCGTTCTCTGCAGGCCGATGGCACCCTGGCGCGTATCGTTGCCCGCTATGCCCCGCAGGCTCACGTGGCCGGGCCAGTGGAAATCCGGTAA
- the yajC gene encoding preprotein translocase subunit YajC: protein MSFFIPAAYADTAAAGPAGSGFEWVFLIGFLVIFYLMIWRPQAKRAKEHKNLLGSLQKGDEVVTSGGIAGKVSKVADDFVVIEVSDTVELKFQKQAIAATLPKGTLKAI, encoded by the coding sequence ATGAGCTTTTTCATCCCCGCCGCTTACGCTGACACCGCGGCTGCCGGCCCTGCCGGCAGCGGTTTCGAGTGGGTTTTCCTGATCGGCTTTCTGGTCATCTTCTATCTGATGATCTGGCGTCCGCAGGCCAAACGCGCCAAGGAACACAAGAACCTGCTCGGCAGCCTGCAGAAGGGCGACGAAGTGGTCACCAGCGGCGGTATCGCTGGCAAGGTGTCCAAGGTCGCTGACGATTTCGTGGTGATCGAGGTGTCTGACACCGTCGAACTGAAATTTCAGAAGCAGGCCATCGCTGCCACCCTGCCCAAGGGCACGCTGAAAGCCATCTGA
- the tgt gene encoding tRNA guanosine(34) transglycosylase Tgt, which yields MSFELLATDGKARRGRLTFPRGVVETPAFMPVGTYGTVKGMLPRDIEAIGAQIILGNTFHLWLRPGMEVIKKHGDLHDFMQWQGPILTDSGGFQVFSLGAMRKIKEEGVYFASPVDGAKVFMGPEESMQVQRDLGSDIVMIFDECTPYPAEFDVAKRSMELSLRWAKRSKTAHGESTAALFGIVQGGMHEELRMRSLEGLCEIGFDGLAIGGLSVGEPKEEMIRVLDFLPPHMPADKPRYLMGVGKPEDLVEGVRRGVDMFDCVMPTRNARNGHLFVDTGVVKIRNAVHKHDDSSLDPTCDCYTCKHFSRAYLHHLDKCGEMLGSMLNTIHNLRHYQRVMAGLREAIGQGTLAAFVETFYAKRGLPVPPLD from the coding sequence ATGTCCTTCGAGTTGCTGGCCACCGACGGCAAGGCCCGACGCGGTCGCCTGACCTTTCCGCGTGGCGTGGTGGAAACCCCGGCGTTCATGCCGGTGGGTACCTATGGCACGGTCAAGGGCATGTTGCCGCGTGATATCGAGGCCATTGGCGCGCAGATCATCCTCGGCAACACCTTCCACCTGTGGCTGCGTCCAGGTATGGAGGTGATCAAGAAACACGGCGACCTGCACGATTTCATGCAGTGGCAGGGGCCGATCCTCACCGACTCTGGCGGCTTCCAGGTGTTCAGCCTCGGTGCCATGCGCAAGATCAAGGAGGAGGGCGTGTACTTCGCCTCGCCGGTCGATGGTGCCAAGGTGTTCATGGGGCCGGAAGAGTCGATGCAGGTGCAGCGTGACCTGGGCTCGGACATCGTGATGATTTTCGATGAATGCACGCCGTACCCGGCCGAATTCGATGTGGCCAAGCGTTCCATGGAGCTGTCGCTGCGCTGGGCCAAGCGCTCCAAAACTGCGCATGGCGAGAGCACGGCGGCGCTGTTCGGTATCGTTCAGGGTGGCATGCATGAAGAGCTGCGCATGCGCTCGCTCGAAGGGCTTTGCGAAATCGGCTTCGACGGCCTGGCCATTGGCGGGCTGTCGGTCGGCGAGCCGAAGGAAGAGATGATCCGTGTGTTGGATTTCCTGCCGCCGCACATGCCGGCCGACAAGCCGCGCTACCTGATGGGCGTAGGCAAGCCGGAAGACCTGGTCGAGGGTGTGCGCCGTGGCGTGGACATGTTCGACTGCGTGATGCCGACGCGCAATGCGCGCAACGGCCACCTGTTCGTCGATACCGGCGTGGTGAAGATTCGCAACGCCGTGCACAAACACGACGACTCGTCGCTGGACCCGACCTGCGACTGTTACACCTGTAAACATTTCTCGCGCGCTTATCTGCATCATCTGGACAAGTGCGGCGAAATGCTCGGTAGCATGCTCAATACCATCCATAACTTGCGGCATTATCAGCGGGTTATGGCTGGTTTGCGCGAGGCTATCGGACAGGGTACATTGGCCGCCTTCGTCGAAACCTTCTATGCCAAGCGCGGCCTGCCTGTGCCGCCGCTTGACTGA
- a CDS encoding cold-shock protein, producing the protein MSNRQNGTVKWFNDEKGFGFITPESGPDLFVHFRAIEGNGFKSLKEGQKVSFVAVQGQKGMQADQVQVLG; encoded by the coding sequence ATGTCGAATCGTCAGAACGGTACCGTCAAGTGGTTTAACGACGAGAAAGGTTTTGGTTTTATCACTCCCGAAAGCGGTCCGGATCTGTTCGTGCACTTCCGCGCGATCGAAGGTAACGGCTTCAAGAGCCTGAAAGAAGGCCAGAAAGTCAGCTTCGTAGCTGTGCAAGGTCAAAAAGGTATGCAGGCTGACCAGGTTCAAGTCCTGGGTTAA